A single region of the Streptomyces sp. NBC_01262 genome encodes:
- a CDS encoding S8 family serine peptidase, with protein sequence MSFTRTLRAVGGAVVAGALLFGTAPVASADSIRESQWPLTAFDAEQVWEQSTGKGVTVAVIDHAVDGTHPDLSGSVLPGKSFVTGGTANRNEPGSDEDDHGTAMASLIAGHGHGSGDSEGVKGLAPDAKILPVEINIDTSTGGGTEWAEALRYAVDQGASVVNMSFDHGIVYTDEEKQAVAYAAEKDVLLVGGAGNTGASRVSFPAAAPGVIGVGAVDKNGVVWEDSNYGSALMLTAPGVYIRSASNGGGYHLADGTSDATAYVSATAALLRSKYPDLTAGQIANRLVKTAGLPSSESGLSLPDKHYGYGFIRPYHALVDDIPAGSKQGPLKSTGADSSASGSPSAAATSGGSDAANSSASSDSSGLGIGVLVAIGAAVLVIVVILLIVLSKRGGRRNGPGSGPMPPPGGGWQQQPPTGYPPHPGQAPGPNPYQQQNPYASQQQPPNQWPNQ encoded by the coding sequence ATGAGCTTCACGCGGACGCTGCGTGCGGTGGGCGGCGCGGTGGTGGCGGGAGCGCTGCTCTTCGGAACCGCGCCGGTCGCTTCGGCAGACAGCATCAGGGAAAGTCAGTGGCCGCTGACCGCTTTCGACGCCGAGCAGGTGTGGGAGCAGTCGACGGGCAAGGGCGTGACCGTAGCAGTGATCGATCATGCCGTGGACGGCACGCACCCGGATCTCTCCGGAAGTGTCCTGCCGGGCAAGAGCTTTGTCACCGGTGGTACGGCTAATCGCAATGAGCCAGGAAGCGATGAGGACGACCATGGCACCGCCATGGCATCGCTCATTGCGGGACACGGGCACGGATCTGGTGACTCCGAGGGAGTAAAGGGACTCGCCCCTGACGCCAAGATTCTTCCGGTTGAAATCAACATTGACACGTCGACCGGTGGCGGGACTGAATGGGCCGAAGCGCTGCGGTATGCCGTGGACCAGGGCGCGTCGGTAGTGAACATGTCCTTCGATCACGGCATCGTCTACACCGATGAAGAGAAGCAAGCCGTGGCCTACGCGGCCGAGAAGGATGTTCTCCTCGTCGGCGGTGCGGGAAATACCGGCGCGAGCAGGGTGTCTTTTCCTGCTGCTGCCCCAGGGGTCATCGGTGTCGGGGCCGTCGACAAGAACGGAGTGGTGTGGGAGGACTCCAACTACGGATCTGCCCTGATGCTCACCGCTCCCGGCGTGTACATCCGATCCGCGAGCAATGGAGGCGGCTATCATCTGGCCGACGGCACCTCTGACGCCACCGCCTACGTCTCCGCCACCGCCGCTCTCCTTCGCTCCAAGTACCCGGACCTCACCGCCGGCCAGATCGCCAACCGGCTTGTGAAGACGGCGGGTCTGCCGTCCTCCGAGAGCGGCCTTTCCCTCCCGGACAAGCACTACGGCTACGGCTTCATCCGCCCGTACCACGCTCTGGTCGACGACATTCCGGCCGGATCCAAGCAGGGTCCGCTCAAGTCGACCGGTGCTGACTCCTCGGCGTCCGGCTCTCCCTCGGCTGCCGCCACGTCAGGGGGCTCGGACGCGGCCAACTCCTCCGCGTCGTCGGATTCCTCGGGTCTCGGCATCGGTGTCCTCGTTGCCATCGGTGCCGCCGTCCTGGTCATCGTGGTCATCCTGCTCATCGTCCTGTCCAAGCGCGGCGGCCGCCGCAACGGTCCGGGGTCCGGTCCCATGCCGCCGCCGGGTGGTGGCTGGCAGCAGCAGCCGCCGACGGGCTATCCGCCGCATCCCGGCCAGGCGCCTGGGCCGAACCCGTACCAGCAGCAGAATCCGTACGCCTCGCAGCAGCAGCCGCCGAACCAGTGGCCCAACCAGTAG